The Gemmatimonadaceae bacterium sequence GGTCGCCTCTCACGCCCGCTCAATGTGGTGTTCGATGCCGGCAACGGCGCCGGCGCGCTGGTCGCCGAGAAGCTCTACAGTCGACTGGGCCTGACCGGGACCTACATCTTCTGTGAGAGCGACGGCACGTTCCCGAACCATCACCCCGATCCCACCGTCGTCGAGAACCTGCACGACATCATCGCCGAGGTGGCGCGGCAACGGGCCGATCTGGGCATCGCCTTCGACGGCGACGCCGATCGCATTGGCGTGGTGGACGCGAAAGGGAACATCGTGTGGGGCGACCACATCCTGATTCTCTACGCGCGCGATGTGCTCGCCCGCACGGGTCAGGGCCAGTCGGTCATCTTTGACGTGAAGTGCTCGCAGGCCCTGCCGCACGCCATCAGCGAGGCGGGTGGAGTCCCGGTCATGTGGAAGACGGGCCACTCCCTCATCAAGGACAAGATGAAGGAGACGCGCGCACCGATCGCCGGTGAGATGTCGGGCCACATGTTCTTCGGTGAAGGGTTCTACGGGCATGACGACGCCCTGTATGGCGGAGCGCGCCTGCTGCGCATCGTGGCCGACAGCGGCAAGTCGGTCGAGGAGCTGCTGGCCGACGTACCGAAGTTTGTCTCCACCCCGGAGATCCGCGTCGATTGTCCGGACGAACGCAAGTTCGCGATCGTCGACGAAGCCGTGCGGCACTTCCGTGCGTCGCACGAGGTGATCGACGTTGATGGGGTGCGCGTCCTCTTTGGCGATGGATGGGGCCTCATCCGCGCGTCCAACACGCAGCCGGTCCTCGTGACCCGGTACGAGGCCATGACACCGGATCGGCTCGCCACCATCCAGGGCGAGATGGAGGCGTGGTTGCGGTCGCAGGGCATCAGCCCCTAGCGGATGCGGCGCCGCTGGCTCCTCGGTCTCGTGCTCGGCGCGGCGGTGCTTCTGCTCGCCGGCCGGGTCGTGGCCGGCTGGGTGGTGGACTTCCGATGGTACGAATCGCTGGGTGCAACGCGGCTGTTCTGGGCGAAGGCCACGAATCTCGCGCTCCTGCGCGGCGTGGCCTTCACGGTGGGCACCGCGCTGGTCTTCGTGAATCTCTACGCGGTCCGGCATTCAGTGCAGTCGGTCTCGCTTCCGCGACGCGTCGGCAACATCGAGATCGGTGAGGAAGTATCCGGGCGCTACCTGCTCGGGGCCGTGCTCGTGTTGTCCGTCGCAATCGGCCTGCTTCTCGCGTTTAGCTGGGGTGACTGGACGTCGCTCGAGCTGATCCGGCACGGCGAAACCTTCCGGGAGAGCGATCCCTACTTCCAGCTCGATCTCGCGTTCTGGGTGTACTGGCTGCCCGTCGAGAGCGCGCTGCACATCTGGGCGCTGATCGCGGTGCTCGGTGTGACCGTGCTCGTCATGTTCCTGTACGCGCTGACGCCCAGCTTGCGCTGGGAACAGGGTCGACTGGTGATCACCAACTATGTCCGTCGCCACCTGTTCGTGCTCGGTGGGCTGTTTCTCCTGCTGCTGGCGTGGAGCTACCGGCTGGACGCATACGGCCTCCTGCTCGACGGGAGCGGGGACAACGGAACATTCGTGGCCCTCGACCATCGCGTCGGGATCCCGGCCAACCTGGTGCTCGCCCTTGCCACGATCGTCGGTGCGATGCTGCTGGTCTGGTCGGGATGGATCGGTCAGCTCCGCCTCGCCTTCGTGACGCTGGCGTCGGTGTTGGTTCTGTCGCTCGGGCTGCGTCAGTTGGTCCCACCGATCGCCGCCAGGTTCCTCACGCCGGCTGACGCGGAGGCACGCGACCGCCCGTATGCGTCCATCCGCGCCGGCTTCACGCGCCGCGCGTTCGACGTGGACCGCATCGCCGCTCCCGATTCCGTACGCCGGGTCGGGCCGATCTCCGACATTGCCGGCCCGACCCCGCTGTGGGATCCCGAGGCGATTCAGCGCTCCGTGGCCTTCATGCGGCTCTCGG is a genomic window containing:
- a CDS encoding phosphomannomutase/phosphoglucomutase, with the protein product MTITAGIFRQYDIRGIVDQDLTTEAALGIGRAYAAHVRGLGLSGAIAVGRDNRPSGPALRDALVEGLTSSGFDVVDVGVVPTPLLYWSLHHVGVVGGIQITGSHNPPEYNGFKLCVGHESLHGSGIQRLHAIIVAGAFVQGQGRVRHEAIIDRYIDDVVAKIGRLSRPLNVVFDAGNGAGALVAEKLYSRLGLTGTYIFCESDGTFPNHHPDPTVVENLHDIIAEVARQRADLGIAFDGDADRIGVVDAKGNIVWGDHILILYARDVLARTGQGQSVIFDVKCSQALPHAISEAGGVPVMWKTGHSLIKDKMKETRAPIAGEMSGHMFFGEGFYGHDDALYGGARLLRIVADSGKSVEELLADVPKFVSTPEIRVDCPDERKFAIVDEAVRHFRASHEVIDVDGVRVLFGDGWGLIRASNTQPVLVTRYEAMTPDRLATIQGEMEAWLRSQGISP